The Platichthys flesus chromosome 10, fPlaFle2.1, whole genome shotgun sequence genome includes a window with the following:
- the LOC133961613 gene encoding tryptophan--tRNA ligase, cytoplasmic yields the protein MTDSQGEAATSPMELYEKLTAQGEEVRGLKTAKAEKAEVDAAVQMLLKLKVDYKQTTGQDYKAGCPPSENAAVTDNGPAADGDGGGDDTVDPWNVSTTNAKGVDYDKLIVRFGSSKIEKELVDRVEKVSGQKPHRFLRRGIFFSHRDMNQVLDAYEKQKSFYLYTGRGPSSEAMHVGHLIPFIFTKWLQDVFDIPLVIQLTDDEKYLWKDLSLEDCHRFAVENAKDIIACGFDVNKTFIFSDLEYMGASPDFYRNVVKIQKHVTFNQVKGIFGFTDSDCIGKISFPAIQAAPSFSNSFPQIFGGRKDVQCLIPCAIDQDPYFRMTRDVAPRIGYPKPALLHSTFFPALQGAQTKMSASDANTSIFLTDTPKQIKNKINKHAFSGGKDTVEEHRKHGGNADVDVSFMYLTFFLEDDEQLEKIRQDYTSGNLLTGELKKLLIETLQPMITQHQERRKQVTDETVKQFMTPRPLNFNI from the exons ATGACGGACAGTCAGGGAGAAGCAGCGACCAGTCCGATGGAGCTGTACGAGAAACTGACAGCTCAAGGAGAAGAAGTCCGAGGCTTGAAAACAGCCAAAGCTGAGAAA GCTGAAGTCGATGCTGCTGTCCAGATGCTGCTAAAGTTGAAAGTGGACTACAAACAGACGACGGGTCAGGATTACAAAGCAGGATGTCCGCCCTCAGAAAACGCTGCCGTCACTGACAACGGGCCAGCAGCAGATGGGGATGGCGGCGGCGACGACACAGTTGACCCGTGGAACGTCTCCACCACCAACGCCAAGGGGGTCGACTACGACAAACTCATAG TGAGGTTTGGCAGCAGTAAAATTGAAAAGGAGCTGGTGGACAGAGTAGAGAAAGTCTCTGGACAGAAACCTCATCGCTTTCTAAGAAGAGGAATCTTCTTCTCACACAG AGACATGAATCAGGTGCTGGATGCTTATGAGAAACAAAAGTCCTTCTACCTTTACACGGGCAGAGGTCCGTCCTCTGAAGCCATGCACGTCGGTCATCTTATCCCCTTCATCTTCACGAA GTGGCTTCAGGATGTATTTGACATCCCGCTGGTGATCCAGCTGACTGATGATGAAAAGTATCTGTGGAAGGATCTCTCACTGGAGGACTGCCACCGCTTCGCTGTGGAGAACGCTAAGGACATCATCGCCTGTGGCTTTGATGTGAACAAGACATTCATCTTCTCTGACCTCGAATACATGGG TGCCTCGCCCGATTTCTACAGGAACGTGGTTAAGATCCAGAAGCATGTGACATTCAACCAGGTCAAAGGCATCTTTGGCTTTACAGACAGTGACTGCATCG GAAAGATCAGCTTCCCAGCCATCCAGGCAGCCCCGTCGTTCAGTAACTCATTCCCACAGATCTTTGGAGGCAGAAAGGACGTTCAGTGTCTCATCCCGTGTGCCATCGACCAG GACCCTTACTTCAGGATGACCCGTGACGTAGCGCCAAGGATCGGCTATCCCAAACCCGCTCTGCTGCACTCCACCTTCTTCCCCGCCCTGCAGGGGGCGCAGACCAAGATGAGCGCCAGTGATGCCAACACCTCCAttttcctcacagacacacccaAGCAGATCAAAAACAAG ATCAACAAACATGCATTTTCTGGAGGGAAAGACACAGTGGAAGAGCACAGGAAGCACGGTGGAAACGCAGATGTAGACGTCTCCTTCATGTACTTGACCTTCTTCCTGGAGGATGACGAGCAGCTGGAGAAGATCAGACAG GACTACACAAGTGGAAACCTTCTCACAGGAGAACTGAAGAAGCTCTTGATTGAGACCCTGCAGCCCATGATCACCCAGCACCAAGAGAGACGCAAACAAGTCACAGATGAGACTGTCAAGCAGTTCATGACTCCGAGACCTTTAAATTTTAACATCTAG
- the LOC133961615 gene encoding mitochondrial basic amino acids transporter: MALDFAAGCVGGAAGVLVGHPFDTVKVRLQVQNVDKPLYRGTIHCFQSIIRQESTLGLYKGIGSPMMGLAFINAIVFGVQGNAMRKLGRDTPLNQFLAGASAGTIQCVICCPMELAKTRMQLQGTGEKKSKTKLYKNSLDCLVRIYRREGIRGINRGMVTTLMRETPGFGVYFLTYDVLTRALDCEPEQPYMIPKLLFAGGMSGIASWISTYPVDVIKSRLQADGVGGVYQYSGIMDCVRQSLKKEGWRVFTRGLTSTLLRAFPVNATTFATVTLFLIYMREGGECRIEDPEPQSVQLQPQTQPTSL; the protein is encoded by the exons ATGGCATTGGACTTCGCCGCGGGCTGCGTGGGAG gtgCTGCTGGTGTTTTGGTGGGGCATCCATTTGACACTGTGAAG GTGCGGCTTCAAGTTCAAAATGTGGACAAACCTCTGTACCGTGGAACAATTCACTGCTTCCAGTCCATCATACGCCAGGAGTCG ACGCTCGGCCTGTACAAAGGCATCGGCTCACCAATGATGGGCTTGGCCTTCATCAACGCCATAGTGTTTGGTGTCCAGGGCAACGCCATGCGCAAGCTGGGCCGCGACACGCCGCTCAACCAGTTCCTGGCGGGAGCCTCAGCAGGAACCATCCAGTGTGTCATCTGCTGCCCGATGGAGCTGGCCAAGACACGCATGCAACTGCAGGGGACCGGAGAGAAGAAGTCCAAGACGAAGCTGTACAAGAACTCCCTGGACTGCCTGGTGAGAATCTACAGGAGGGAGGGAATCCGAGGCATCAACCGCGGCATGGTGACCACCCTGATGCGCGAGACACCTGGTTTCGGCGTGTACTTTCTCACGTACGACGTGTTGACCCGCGCCCTGGACTGCGAGCCAGAACAACCGTACATGATCCCCAAGCTGCTGTTCGCCGGAGGAATGTCGGGCATCGCTTCCTGGATCTCCACCTATCCCGTGGACGTGATTAAGTCACGCCTCCAGGCGGACGGGGTCGGCGGAGTCTACCAGTACAGCGGCATCATGGACTGTGTGAGGCAGAGCTTGAAGAaggaggggtggagggtgtTCACACGCGGGCTCACGTCCACTTTGCTCCGGGCGTTTCCGGTGAATGCCACCACGTTTGCCACCGTGACTCTATTTTTAATATACATGCGCGAGGGAGGAGAGTGTCGTATTGAGGACCCTGAGCCACAGTCCgtccagctgcagccacagaccCAGCCGACCAGCCTGTGA